Proteins encoded by one window of Azoarcus sp. PA01:
- the ppx gene encoding exopolyphosphatase has translation MMQELIAAIDLGSNSFRLQVGRIVNDQIYPLDGLKEAVRLAAGLSADKLLDVAAQQRGLIALQRFNERLRGFPPDAVRAVATNTLRVAKNSPEFLARAEAALGVPIEVIAGREEARLIYVGVAHTLPDPHRQQLVVDIGGGSTEFIIGKSFEPLQLESLYMGCVSFSLQYFPGGRIDKRGLREAELAARRELQAIAHSYRETGWEVAVGSSGSAKALVEILVQNGFSESGITRDGLERLKAAMLRAGSIDRADLAGLKGDRLPVLLGGLSIMSAVFKEFDLEHMVFSEGALRLGVLYDLLGRYHHHDLRDATVNAFVARYGTDRKQGASVADTASHLLSRLVPEAAESDHPDRRFLRWAAMLHEVGVSVAHSSYHKHSAYILANADMPGFSRMDQGRLARIVLAHRGKLERVAAIDPESRDWLLIVCLRLAVIVHRARDGRGIPPIDIERDGRGFVVTARDGWLQKLPLTAAAIEEEQRQWLSVGRSLVLRTPPGRALVA, from the coding sequence ATGATGCAAGAACTGATCGCAGCGATCGACCTCGGTTCCAACAGTTTCCGGCTCCAGGTCGGCCGGATCGTCAATGATCAGATCTATCCGCTCGACGGACTCAAGGAAGCGGTGCGGCTGGCGGCCGGGCTGTCGGCAGACAAGCTGCTCGATGTCGCGGCGCAGCAGCGCGGCCTGATCGCGCTGCAACGCTTCAACGAACGTCTGCGCGGTTTTCCGCCTGATGCGGTCCGGGCGGTGGCGACCAACACGCTGCGAGTGGCGAAGAACTCTCCCGAGTTCCTCGCTCGTGCCGAAGCGGCGCTCGGGGTGCCGATCGAGGTCATCGCGGGGCGCGAAGAAGCACGTCTGATCTATGTCGGCGTCGCGCATACGCTGCCCGATCCGCACCGCCAGCAGCTCGTCGTCGATATCGGCGGCGGGTCGACCGAATTTATCATCGGCAAGAGCTTCGAGCCGCTCCAGCTCGAGTCCCTCTACATGGGCTGCGTGAGCTTCAGCCTGCAGTATTTTCCAGGCGGGCGGATCGACAAGCGCGGCTTGCGGGAAGCCGAGCTGGCCGCCCGGCGCGAGCTCCAGGCGATCGCCCATTCGTACCGCGAGACCGGCTGGGAAGTGGCGGTCGGCTCGAGCGGATCGGCGAAGGCGCTCGTCGAGATCCTCGTGCAGAACGGATTCTCGGAAAGCGGGATCACGCGCGACGGGCTGGAACGCCTGAAAGCGGCGATGCTGCGAGCCGGCAGCATCGATCGCGCCGATCTGGCGGGGCTCAAGGGCGATCGCCTGCCGGTGCTGCTCGGCGGGCTGTCGATCATGTCGGCAGTGTTCAAGGAGTTCGATCTCGAGCACATGGTGTTTTCGGAAGGAGCGTTGCGTCTGGGCGTGCTCTACGATCTGCTCGGCCGCTACCATCACCACGACTTGCGCGATGCGACCGTCAACGCGTTCGTCGCGCGTTATGGAACGGATCGCAAACAGGGCGCGAGCGTTGCCGACACCGCTTCCCACCTGCTGTCGCGCCTGGTTCCCGAAGCTGCCGAAAGCGACCACCCGGACCGCCGCTTCCTGCGCTGGGCGGCGATGCTTCACGAAGTCGGTGTTTCGGTCGCGCACTCGAGCTACCACAAGCACAGCGCCTACATCCTCGCCAATGCCGACATGCCGGGCTTCTCGCGCATGGACCAGGGGCGCTTGGCGCGCATCGTGCTGGCGCATCGCGGAAAGCTGGAACGGGTGGCGGCGATCGATCCAGAAAGCCGCGACTGGCTGCTGATCGTGTGCCTGCGCCTTGCCGTGATCGTCCATCGCGCTCGCGACGGACGGGGCATCCCGCCGATCGACATCGAACGCGATGGGCGCGGCTTCGTCGTCACCGCGCGCGACGGCTGGCTGCAGAAGCTGCCGCTGACTGCGGCCGCGATCGAGGAAGAGCAGCGACAGTGGCTGTCGGTCGGACGCAGTCTCGTGCTGCGCACGCCGCCCGGCCGGGCGCTGGTCGCCTGA
- the ppk1 gene encoding polyphosphate kinase 1, whose translation MHRPPLNQLFPTEHFINRELSLLQFQRRVLAQAADRTVPLLERLRFLCIVSSNLDEFFEIRVSGIKEQIRLGSRTAGNDGLLPTELLDRVSLEVHSIIAQQYELLNDDILPALEAESIVFPRRPLWTDAQRAWVRDYFLREVIPVLTPIGLDPAHPFPRVLNKSLNFAVELEGLDAFGRDSGAAIVQAPRALPRVIRLPREICAHEYSFVFLSSVLHAHVGELFSGMRVLGCYQFRVTRNSDLFVDEEEVKDLRVSLKGELQQRHFGDAVRLEIADNCSEKMAAFLLQHFRLGPKDLYSMPGIVNLVRLMQVTDWVNRPDLNYPPFLPGLPKTLEKGREIFDAIRKQDVLLHHPFQSFTPVIDLLRAAADDPQVLAIKMTVYRTGTDSVLMEHLVRAAQKGKEVTVVLELMARFDEEANINWANRLEEVGAHVVYGVFGYKTHAKLLMLVRREEDGLRRYVHMGTGNYHPRTTRFYTDFGLLTCNEEIGQDVAEVFKQLTGLGKASTLKHLWQAPFALQSNVVAAINAEAEFARAGRRAHIIAKMNALLEPETIEALYGASQAGVDIDLIVRGPCALRPGVAGLSENIRVRSVIGRFLEHHRIFYFRADGDDLVYLSSADWMDRNFFGRIEIAFPVLDQRLKRRVIKEGLRAYLGDNCQAWEMLEDGRYRRKTPRGVRRAAQMVLLTELSASR comes from the coding sequence ATGCACAGGCCCCCGCTAAACCAGCTTTTCCCCACCGAGCATTTCATCAATCGGGAGCTGTCTCTTCTCCAGTTCCAGCGCCGGGTGCTGGCCCAGGCGGCCGACCGCACCGTTCCGCTGCTCGAGCGCTTGCGCTTCCTGTGCATCGTGTCGAGCAATCTCGACGAGTTCTTCGAAATCCGGGTGTCCGGCATCAAGGAACAGATCCGCCTCGGCAGCCGTACTGCCGGCAATGACGGCCTGCTGCCGACCGAGTTGCTCGATCGCGTCAGCCTCGAAGTCCACAGCATCATCGCCCAGCAGTACGAACTGCTCAACGACGACATCCTGCCGGCGCTCGAAGCCGAAAGCATCGTGTTCCCGCGCCGGCCCCTGTGGACCGACGCGCAGCGGGCATGGGTGCGCGATTATTTCCTGCGCGAAGTGATCCCGGTCCTCACGCCGATCGGCCTCGATCCGGCACATCCGTTTCCACGCGTGCTCAACAAGAGCCTGAATTTCGCCGTCGAGCTCGAAGGGCTCGACGCTTTCGGCCGCGATTCGGGCGCAGCGATCGTCCAGGCGCCGCGCGCGCTGCCGCGGGTGATCCGGCTGCCGCGCGAAATCTGCGCGCACGAGTACAGCTTCGTCTTCCTGTCGTCGGTGCTGCATGCGCACGTCGGCGAGCTGTTCTCCGGGATGCGCGTGTTGGGCTGTTACCAGTTCCGCGTGACGCGCAACTCGGACCTCTTCGTCGACGAAGAAGAAGTCAAGGACCTGCGCGTATCGCTGAAAGGCGAGCTGCAGCAGCGCCACTTCGGCGACGCGGTGCGGCTCGAGATTGCCGACAACTGCTCGGAAAAAATGGCGGCGTTCCTGCTGCAGCACTTCCGGCTCGGCCCGAAGGATCTGTACAGCATGCCGGGCATCGTCAACCTGGTGCGCCTGATGCAGGTGACGGACTGGGTGAACCGTCCCGACCTGAATTACCCGCCTTTCCTGCCTGGCCTGCCGAAAACGCTCGAAAAAGGCCGCGAGATCTTCGATGCGATCCGCAAGCAGGACGTGCTGCTGCACCACCCGTTCCAGAGCTTCACGCCGGTCATCGACCTGCTGCGGGCAGCGGCCGACGACCCGCAGGTGCTGGCGATCAAGATGACGGTGTATCGCACCGGGACCGATTCGGTGCTGATGGAACATCTCGTGCGCGCCGCGCAGAAAGGCAAGGAAGTGACCGTCGTCCTCGAACTGATGGCGCGCTTCGACGAAGAGGCGAACATCAACTGGGCGAATCGCCTCGAGGAAGTCGGCGCGCACGTCGTCTACGGCGTGTTCGGCTACAAGACCCATGCGAAGCTGCTGATGCTGGTGCGCCGGGAAGAAGACGGGCTGCGCCGCTACGTGCACATGGGCACCGGCAATTACCATCCGCGCACGACACGCTTCTACACCGACTTCGGCTTGCTCACGTGCAACGAGGAGATCGGCCAGGACGTCGCCGAAGTCTTCAAGCAGCTCACCGGCCTTGGCAAGGCGAGCACGCTGAAGCATCTGTGGCAGGCGCCGTTCGCGCTGCAGTCGAACGTCGTCGCCGCGATCAACGCCGAGGCAGAGTTCGCACGTGCCGGTCGGCGTGCGCACATCATCGCGAAGATGAACGCGCTGCTCGAACCGGAAACGATCGAGGCGCTCTATGGCGCCTCGCAGGCCGGCGTCGATATCGACCTGATCGTGCGCGGACCGTGCGCGCTGCGGCCGGGCGTCGCCGGGCTGTCGGAGAACATCCGCGTGCGCTCGGTCATCGGGCGCTTCCTCGAACACCATCGGATCTTCTATTTCCGCGCCGACGGCGACGACCTGGTTTACCTGTCGAGCGCCGACTGGATGGACCGCAATTTCTTCGGCCGCATCGAGATCGCGTTTCCGGTGCTCGACCAGCGCCTGAAACGGCGCGTGATCAAGGAAGGCCTGCGCGCCTACCTCGGCGACAACTGCCAGGCCTGGGAGATGCTCGAAGACGGGCGCTATCGCCGCAAGACGCCGCGCGGCGTACGGCGCGCGGCGCAGATGGTCCTGCTCACCGAGCTGTCGGCGAGCCGTTGA
- a CDS encoding response regulator, translating to MRERVAVLVVDDRPSNLSAIEALLEDQDVDLVKALSGTEALRHTLTQDFALILLDVQMPGMDGFETAELMRANPKTRHLPIIFVTAWMSETTLQFKGYELGAVDYLIKPFAPHILRGKVSVFCQLYRQRRELEAAKARLEATVQERVEQLRESEERFRLLATHAPVGIYQFDRDGNCVSANPCWYTMCGLTPEGAAGQGWWATLHPDDEPLIAAAIRNAFAHDTGYALEYRIVSGNRTTRTVLARAEMSRDHAGRPRHLFGTVLDITDRKTAENEMMLAKADAERANEAKSRFLAAASHDLRQPLAAMTLYLDVLQKEVAANSQPLVGDLRQCVGSLSKLLTDLLDMSKLEAGVVRPTVSNFRVNDLLASLLSVHAPQARLKGLWLSYVSTRLTARTDAVLFQRMLGNLIANAVRYTEQGRILVGCRRRAGIAWIEVWDTGIGIPPDKTSEIFEEFKQLGDGARTRGSGLGLAIVAKTAALLGLRIRVNSRPGHGSMFALELPLGEAIEQPLQARAPQRRSLRIALVEDNRPVLLAVKCALESVGHEVIAAESRRELVEALGGRRPDVVLSDYRLTAGETGFDVIDSVRELHGSLIPALVMTGETAPSLIREMADRGIAVQHKPLDLDALQLGLASIVPTESGIDPLTGVWNPRRLEDAARHALHAGQRREQAVSLIRFDIDRFPDLAGEFGSQQADDVLREIARRAGAILCEGDALARRGGDAFLVLAKASATDAETLAENLRRAIESAPCLAVDRVSASFGVAEHIAGEPYEEWLARADDALHLARNSGGNCVRLHPANQLWTLRRPIDGRFVQLVWHEHYCCGEPTIDAQHRALFEQANALLTDLLGGCPAPELALAARQMLNDVARHSRDEERVLEAAGYPHLDRHRTDHAALLRKAGNVLARLEKDAGRMSELIEFLAYQVIALHILGADREYATHLKAVGSSASSELA from the coding sequence ATGCGCGAGCGCGTCGCCGTATTGGTCGTCGATGATCGACCGTCGAACCTGTCCGCCATTGAGGCGCTCCTCGAGGATCAGGACGTCGATCTCGTGAAGGCATTGTCGGGCACCGAGGCGCTGCGCCATACGCTCACGCAGGACTTCGCGCTCATCCTGCTCGACGTGCAGATGCCCGGCATGGACGGCTTCGAGACGGCCGAACTGATGCGCGCCAATCCGAAGACACGCCATCTGCCGATTATTTTCGTCACCGCCTGGATGTCGGAGACCACGCTGCAGTTCAAGGGCTATGAGCTTGGCGCGGTCGACTACCTGATCAAGCCCTTCGCGCCGCACATCCTGCGCGGCAAGGTGAGCGTCTTCTGTCAGCTCTACCGCCAACGTCGCGAACTCGAAGCGGCTAAGGCTCGGCTCGAGGCGACCGTCCAAGAGCGGGTCGAGCAGTTGCGGGAAAGCGAGGAGCGCTTCCGCCTGCTGGCGACGCATGCGCCGGTCGGCATCTATCAGTTTGATCGCGACGGCAACTGCGTGTCCGCCAACCCCTGCTGGTACACGATGTGTGGCTTGACGCCGGAGGGCGCAGCGGGGCAAGGCTGGTGGGCCACGCTGCATCCCGATGACGAACCGCTCATCGCCGCGGCGATTCGCAACGCCTTCGCGCACGATACCGGGTATGCGCTCGAATACCGCATTGTGAGCGGAAACAGGACGACTCGGACCGTCCTGGCACGCGCCGAAATGAGCCGGGATCACGCAGGCCGACCGCGCCACCTTTTCGGGACGGTGCTCGACATCACCGACCGCAAGACCGCCGAGAACGAGATGATGTTGGCCAAGGCCGATGCCGAGCGGGCGAACGAGGCCAAGTCCCGCTTCCTGGCCGCCGCGAGCCATGACCTGCGCCAGCCGCTGGCGGCGATGACGCTCTACCTCGATGTCCTGCAAAAGGAAGTGGCGGCGAACAGTCAGCCGCTCGTCGGTGACCTGCGCCAATGCGTCGGCAGTTTGAGCAAGCTGCTGACCGACCTCCTCGACATGAGCAAGCTCGAGGCTGGCGTAGTGCGGCCTACGGTCTCGAATTTTCGGGTCAATGACCTCCTGGCAAGCTTGCTGTCGGTGCATGCCCCGCAAGCACGGCTAAAAGGGCTGTGGCTGAGCTACGTGTCGACCAGGTTAACGGCCCGCACCGACGCCGTCCTTTTCCAGCGCATGCTCGGCAATCTGATCGCGAACGCCGTCCGCTACACGGAGCAGGGCCGCATTCTGGTCGGCTGCCGCCGGCGCGCAGGGATAGCCTGGATCGAGGTCTGGGATACCGGCATCGGCATTCCACCCGACAAGACGAGCGAGATTTTCGAGGAGTTCAAGCAGCTGGGCGACGGCGCTCGTACCCGCGGCAGCGGCTTGGGCCTTGCCATCGTCGCGAAGACTGCAGCGCTCCTCGGTCTGCGGATTCGGGTCAACTCGCGGCCAGGGCACGGGTCCATGTTCGCGCTCGAACTGCCGCTTGGCGAGGCGATCGAGCAACCGTTGCAGGCGCGGGCACCCCAGCGCCGTTCGCTGCGCATCGCGCTCGTCGAGGATAATCGCCCCGTTCTTCTGGCGGTGAAGTGCGCGCTCGAGTCCGTCGGACATGAAGTCATCGCGGCAGAAAGCCGCCGCGAGCTGGTCGAGGCGCTCGGCGGGCGTCGCCCCGACGTCGTACTGTCGGACTATCGGCTGACGGCAGGCGAAACGGGTTTTGACGTCATAGACTCGGTACGGGAACTCCACGGCAGCTTGATCCCCGCCCTCGTCATGACCGGTGAAACCGCTCCCAGCTTGATCCGCGAGATGGCCGATCGGGGCATCGCAGTGCAGCACAAGCCGCTGGATCTGGACGCGCTGCAACTCGGTCTGGCCAGTATCGTCCCGACGGAATCGGGAATCGATCCGCTGACCGGGGTCTGGAACCCCCGTCGTCTCGAGGACGCTGCCCGCCATGCCCTCCATGCCGGACAACGCCGCGAACAGGCGGTGTCGCTGATCCGGTTCGACATCGATCGCTTCCCGGATCTCGCCGGCGAGTTCGGTTCGCAGCAGGCGGATGACGTCCTGCGTGAGATCGCGCGGCGAGCGGGCGCGATCCTGTGCGAGGGCGACGCGCTGGCCCGCAGAGGCGGCGACGCGTTCCTCGTACTTGCTAAAGCTTCTGCAACTGACGCTGAGACCCTGGCTGAAAATCTGCGACGCGCCATCGAGTCCGCCCCCTGTCTGGCCGTGGACAGAGTCAGCGCGAGCTTTGGTGTCGCCGAGCATATCGCCGGGGAGCCGTACGAGGAATGGCTGGCGCGTGCCGACGACGCCCTCCATTTGGCGCGGAACAGCGGTGGCAACTGCGTACGGCTGCATCCTGCTAACCAACTATGGACGCTGCGCCGACCGATCGACGGGCGTTTCGTCCAGCTCGTCTGGCACGAACACTACTGCTGCGGCGAGCCGACGATCGACGCGCAGCACCGGGCTTTGTTCGAACAGGCCAACGCGCTGCTGACGGATCTGCTGGGGGGATGCCCCGCGCCCGAGCTCGCGCTGGCGGCGCGGCAGATGTTGAACGACGTCGCGAGGCATTCCCGCGACGAAGAGCGGGTTCTCGAGGCGGCCGGCTATCCTCACCTCGACCGCCACCGGACCGATCACGCCGCGTTACTGCGCAAGGCCGGGAATGTCCTGGCCCGCCTCGAGAAGGACGCTGGGCGCATGTCCGAGCTGATCGAGTTCCTCGCTTACCAAGTAATCGCCCTGCACATTCTCGGGGCAGACCGCGAGTATGCAACCCACCTCAAAGCGGTCGGTTCAAGCGCGAGCTCTGAACTAGCTTGA
- a CDS encoding bifunctional (p)ppGpp synthetase/guanosine-3',5'-bis(diphosphate) 3'-pyrophosphohydrolase, producing MVSVTHAISQNDAVPPVDLLADGLGADERALIEKALELARGAYENHVLGTGESVWTHAMGTALIAASLRLDAETRVAALLFAVGDYIEDPIETVTARFGDGVARLVEGLRKLNGLRLLTRMTATATAPDIRAQTEVLRKMLLAMVEDIRVVLLRLASRTQTLRYFTEQKGEIRTDVARESLDIYAPLANRLGVWQLKWELEDLSFRFLEPETYKRIAKMLDERRVERESFIEEAIERLKREIAAVGIKAEVYGRPKHIYSIYNKMRAKRLDFSQVYDIRALRVLVDSVRDCYTVLGIVNQIWQPIGQEFDDYITKPKGNNYQSLHTAVLAGDGRAVEVQIRTHDMHKHAELGVAAHWRYKEGKGHGGDYDEKIALLRSLLSWRDEIADSADWVEKFKRASLDDAIYVLTPQGKVVDLPRGATPIDFAYRLHTDLGHHCRGAKIDGHLVPLNTQLQNGQTVEITAAKEGGPSRDWLNPVQGYVATSRARTKIKQYFNQIEENELLARGRAVIAKEMQREGQSQANIDEIAGKLGFKNAESMFVAAGRGEVGPRAVHVALRAPGEAAPEAADSGMVIGQSRAGDSSDKILIVGVGKLLTSLGRCCKPAPPDAIEGFVTRGRGISIHRVDCRDFQRLAGTHPERVIKADWGEQAYNNRQSVFPVDIAVQAADRQGLLRDISEVLSREKLNVIAVNTLTKKGTAYMRFTMEVGGVAQVQRAITLIREVPDVIDAQRK from the coding sequence ATGGTCTCCGTCACGCATGCCATTTCACAGAACGACGCCGTTCCGCCGGTCGACCTGCTCGCCGACGGCTTGGGCGCCGACGAACGCGCACTGATCGAAAAAGCCCTCGAGCTGGCCCGCGGCGCCTATGAAAATCACGTCCTCGGCACGGGCGAGTCGGTGTGGACCCACGCGATGGGGACCGCGCTGATCGCCGCGTCGCTGCGGCTCGACGCCGAAACGCGCGTGGCTGCATTGCTGTTCGCGGTCGGCGACTACATCGAGGACCCGATCGAGACGGTGACGGCGCGCTTCGGCGACGGGGTCGCGCGCCTCGTCGAGGGGCTGCGCAAGCTCAACGGCCTGCGCCTGCTTACGCGCATGACCGCGACCGCGACGGCGCCGGACATCCGCGCCCAGACCGAAGTGCTGCGTAAGATGCTGCTGGCGATGGTCGAGGACATCCGCGTCGTGTTGCTGCGGCTCGCATCGCGCACGCAGACGCTGCGTTATTTCACCGAACAGAAAGGCGAAATCCGCACTGACGTCGCGCGCGAGAGCCTCGACATCTATGCTCCGCTCGCAAACCGGCTCGGCGTGTGGCAGCTGAAGTGGGAACTCGAAGACCTGTCGTTCCGTTTCCTCGAGCCGGAGACTTACAAACGCATCGCGAAGATGCTCGACGAGCGCCGCGTCGAGCGCGAGAGCTTCATCGAGGAGGCGATCGAACGGCTCAAGCGCGAGATCGCCGCGGTCGGCATCAAGGCCGAAGTCTATGGCCGGCCGAAGCACATCTACAGCATCTACAACAAGATGCGCGCGAAGCGGCTCGACTTCTCGCAGGTGTACGACATCCGCGCGCTGCGGGTGCTGGTCGACAGCGTGCGCGACTGCTACACGGTGCTGGGGATCGTAAACCAGATCTGGCAGCCGATCGGCCAGGAGTTCGACGACTACATCACGAAGCCGAAGGGCAACAACTATCAGTCGCTGCATACGGCGGTGCTTGCCGGCGATGGCCGCGCAGTCGAAGTGCAGATCCGCACGCACGACATGCACAAGCACGCCGAACTCGGCGTCGCGGCCCACTGGCGCTACAAGGAAGGCAAGGGGCATGGCGGCGACTACGACGAGAAGATCGCGCTGCTGCGCAGCCTGCTGTCGTGGCGCGACGAGATCGCCGATTCGGCCGACTGGGTCGAGAAGTTCAAGCGCGCCTCGCTCGACGACGCGATCTACGTGCTGACGCCGCAGGGCAAGGTTGTCGATCTGCCGCGCGGGGCGACGCCGATCGATTTCGCGTACCGCCTGCACACTGACCTCGGCCATCATTGTCGCGGCGCGAAGATCGACGGGCACCTGGTGCCGCTCAATACGCAGCTCCAGAACGGCCAGACAGTCGAGATCACCGCGGCGAAGGAGGGCGGGCCGTCGCGCGACTGGCTCAACCCGGTGCAGGGCTACGTCGCGACGAGCCGGGCGCGCACCAAGATCAAGCAGTACTTCAATCAGATCGAAGAGAACGAACTGCTCGCGCGCGGGCGCGCCGTCATCGCGAAGGAGATGCAGCGCGAAGGGCAGTCACAAGCCAACATCGACGAGATCGCCGGCAAACTCGGCTTCAAGAACGCCGAGTCGATGTTCGTCGCGGCCGGCCGTGGCGAAGTCGGTCCGCGCGCGGTCCATGTCGCGCTGCGCGCCCCCGGGGAAGCTGCGCCGGAGGCGGCCGACTCGGGAATGGTGATCGGCCAGAGCCGCGCGGGTGATTCGAGCGACAAGATCCTGATCGTCGGCGTCGGCAAGCTCCTGACTTCGCTCGGACGCTGTTGCAAGCCGGCGCCGCCGGACGCGATCGAAGGGTTCGTCACGCGCGGGCGCGGCATCTCTATCCATCGCGTCGACTGCCGCGATTTCCAGCGCCTCGCGGGCACTCATCCGGAGCGGGTGATCAAGGCGGACTGGGGCGAGCAGGCGTACAACAACCGCCAGTCGGTGTTCCCCGTCGATATCGCGGTGCAGGCGGCCGACCGCCAGGGCCTGCTGCGCGACATCTCCGAAGTGCTGTCGCGCGAAAAGCTCAACGTCATCGCGGTCAATACGCTAACGAAGAAGGGGACTGCGTACATGCGCTTCACGATGGAAGTCGGCGGCGTCGCGCAGGTGCAGCGCGCCATCACGCTGATCCGCGAAGTGCCCGACGTCATCGACGCGCAGCGCAAGTAG
- a CDS encoding DMT family transporter yields MKKRFANPYLLLTLTSLFWAGNMVIGRGLREAVPPMTLAFWRWAIAFALTLPFALPHLRVQWPRIRAHWRAIVVLGAIGVGCYNTFAYIALQYTTATSATLLNSFTPVATIALAFLLLGKRLTPLEGAGVVVSLVGVMIIVARGSLATLLGFSLNTGDLWMLLAVLTWGIYTVGLQWRPAGIDPMLLLAAFTAVGVAGLAPLYAWELASGRLIDPSPATFAGILYIGIFPGFLGYVFFNAGVAAVGPSRASLFIHLMPVFTALLAAIFLGERPQPFHFAGIALVFAGIFLTTRKPAG; encoded by the coding sequence ATGAAAAAGCGCTTCGCCAACCCCTACCTGCTGTTGACGCTGACCTCGCTGTTCTGGGCAGGCAACATGGTGATCGGGCGCGGGCTGCGCGAAGCCGTACCGCCGATGACGCTTGCATTCTGGCGGTGGGCCATCGCCTTCGCGCTGACGCTGCCGTTCGCGCTGCCCCATCTGCGCGTGCAGTGGCCGCGGATCCGGGCACACTGGCGCGCGATCGTCGTGCTCGGCGCGATCGGCGTCGGCTGCTACAACACCTTCGCGTACATCGCGCTGCAATACACGACCGCCACCAGCGCGACGCTGCTCAATTCCTTCACACCGGTGGCGACGATCGCGCTCGCGTTCCTGCTGCTCGGCAAGCGGCTGACACCTCTCGAAGGGGCCGGCGTCGTCGTGTCGCTCGTCGGCGTGATGATCATCGTCGCGCGCGGCAGCCTGGCGACCCTGCTCGGCTTCAGCCTCAACACCGGCGACCTGTGGATGCTGCTCGCGGTGCTGACGTGGGGCATCTATACGGTCGGCCTGCAATGGCGGCCGGCCGGCATCGACCCGATGCTGTTGCTCGCCGCCTTCACCGCCGTCGGCGTCGCGGGGCTCGCGCCGCTGTATGCCTGGGAGCTCGCCAGTGGGCGGCTCATCGATCCGTCACCGGCGACGTTCGCGGGCATTCTCTACATCGGCATCTTCCCCGGCTTTCTCGGCTACGTGTTCTTCAACGCTGGCGTGGCGGCGGTCGGACCGAGCCGCGCGTCCCTGTTCATCCACCTGATGCCGGTGTTCACTGCGCTGCTCGCGGCGATCTTTCTCGGCGAACGGCCCCAGCCGTTCCACTTTGCCGGCATCGCGCTGGTTTTCGCCGGCATCTTCCTGACGACGCGCAAACCCGCCGGCTGA
- a CDS encoding zinc-dependent peptidase, with translation MLNFLRKWRKARRLAAIRVPNALWTSVEKKLPFLDYLEPADRERLREFAREFLAEKQFHGAHGMALTDDVMLAIALQACLPILRVGLDAYRGWVGVVVYPGDFVIPRHETDDAGVVHEYDDEVLGEAWEGGPVLVSWHRDGEGPEGVNVVIHEFAHKLDMQNGDVDGLPRLPRGMSRAAWAKVFTAAYRHFCAQVDAGEETLLDPYGAESPGEFFAVASEAFFETPCLLEQELPRVYEQLSRFYGLDLATGERRVRDEQQRRCGAPPRTLGS, from the coding sequence ATGCTGAATTTCCTGCGCAAATGGCGAAAGGCACGTCGGCTCGCCGCGATACGGGTGCCGAACGCGCTGTGGACCAGCGTCGAGAAGAAGCTGCCGTTTCTCGACTATCTCGAACCAGCCGACCGCGAACGCCTGCGGGAATTCGCGCGCGAGTTCCTCGCGGAAAAGCAGTTCCACGGCGCCCATGGCATGGCCCTCACCGACGACGTGATGCTCGCGATCGCCCTCCAAGCCTGCCTGCCGATCCTGCGCGTCGGACTCGACGCCTATCGCGGCTGGGTCGGTGTCGTCGTCTACCCCGGCGACTTCGTGATTCCGCGCCATGAAACGGACGACGCCGGCGTCGTGCACGAATACGACGACGAAGTGCTCGGAGAAGCGTGGGAAGGCGGCCCGGTGCTGGTGTCGTGGCATCGCGACGGCGAAGGGCCGGAAGGCGTAAACGTCGTCATCCACGAGTTCGCGCACAAACTGGACATGCAGAACGGCGACGTCGACGGCTTGCCGCGGCTGCCCCGGGGCATGAGCAGAGCGGCTTGGGCGAAAGTGTTCACCGCCGCCTACCGGCATTTTTGCGCACAGGTCGATGCGGGCGAGGAAACCCTGCTCGACCCGTACGGCGCCGAGAGTCCGGGCGAGTTTTTTGCGGTCGCTTCCGAAGCGTTCTTCGAAACACCCTGCCTTCTCGAACAGGAACTTCCTCGCGTGTACGAGCAGCTGTCGCGCTTCTACGGCCTGGACCTCGCCACCGGTGAACGCCGCGTCCGCGACGAACAGCAGCGCCGTTGCGGAGCCCCACCCCGCACTTTGGGATCATGA
- a CDS encoding host attachment protein: MVITWILVANASLAKLYANLGPNKGLTLVKELFHPESRRKNSELVTDRPGTMASVGNGQGSAQPQTLPKTHEAKVFAQQIAQELYLGRAKNEFSRAIVFAPPAFMGMLNAVLDTPTAQLITDRFEKDYTKEPEPVLRERLGSCLFL; the protein is encoded by the coding sequence ATGGTTATAACCTGGATACTGGTTGCTAATGCCAGCCTGGCGAAGCTCTATGCAAACCTCGGTCCGAACAAGGGACTCACCCTGGTGAAGGAACTGTTTCATCCGGAAAGCAGACGGAAAAATTCCGAACTTGTAACCGACCGTCCCGGCACCATGGCGTCGGTAGGCAACGGGCAAGGTTCGGCGCAGCCTCAGACTCTTCCCAAAACCCACGAAGCAAAGGTGTTCGCGCAACAGATTGCGCAAGAGCTGTACCTGGGACGGGCCAAGAACGAATTCAGCCGCGCAATCGTCTTCGCCCCACCCGCCTTCATGGGCATGCTCAATGCGGTGCTGGACACACCGACAGCGCAGCTGATCACCGATCGTTTCGAAAAGGATTACACGAAGGAACCGGAGCCCGTCCTGCGTGAGCGGCTCGGCTCGTGCCTGTTCCTTTGA